The sequence below is a genomic window from Tenacibaculum tangerinum.
TCAGAGTCTTTCTATAGAAGAATTGTATAAAGCTCCTTATAATGTTTATGAAACTGGAGAGGTTGTAGAATATGACTCTAACAAAAACCCGAGTAAAGTTTCATTTGAAGAAGTAGTTTATGATTGGGATACTGATAGTTATATTACAGAAGTTTATACCGCAGAGATGTTTTATGACAACAAACCAAATTTGTATTTTTCTACACTAGAAGCAGCAGGTATTATAGATGTTTTAGATGGAGTTGATATAAGTTTTGGAGTCAATCCTCAAGCAAGTGAAATAATTAAAGCAAGAAAATTACTACCTTTAAATAACTTAATTAAAGTAATTTATAAAAATACAGATAATGCTATTATTGGAACGCTAACCATTGATTATACGTATGACGAAGATGGGTATCCTATAAAAGGTTCAGGCTTAGCCATAGGAGGTGAAGAATCAATAAGTATTAATGTAGCGTATACTTATGAGTAACAAATCAAAGTAAAAACAAAAGGGAGGTGGACTGTACAGTCCACCTCCCTTTTGTTAGTGTATTATGTTGGTTTATTGCCTTTTTATTAACGGCTAAATCGCTTCTCTAGTTACAGTTTGGAGCAGCTTTTAGGGTCATAAGCGTATAAGCAGTTTCATATCCTACTTTGTGGCTTACCCATTCTTTCCATTGCGTAGAATTTTTATCTGCGGGTTCTTCTCCCAATACACAATCTCCAGTAAGTAAAGTATACATAAAAGCACCTATTGCTTTATCTATATTGGTATGTAAATGTCCTTCATCTCTCAAGGCAGTTTGAGAAGGGATAATTTCTTTAATCTGTGCATATAAACTGCGCACAGGGATAGCACGTGCATGCGGTAACTCTGAATTTCTAATCATATACAAAGCTGTTCCGATATCTGTACCGTTATGAGACTCGTTACTGCGCTTGTCTATTCCGTAGAGCATGGTAGTTTCCGCAACACCTAAGCCGTGGTCTTGCATTGGAAAGCCAAAAGAATAGTCGAATTTAGTAGGGTCTATTTTATAGCGTTTATGTGCTTCAAAATTGGTATTTGCTCTACCATAGTTAAAATTTATGGGAGCAGTACCACCACTTACAAGTGTTCTGTCAGATTTTTGAATTATCCATTTTAAGCCATTTAAGATGCCATTTTCTGTACTGGTACCTGTATGATTGTAGTTGAGTGTACTATCATCGATAAAACAACCTTTGAAGGGTGAAACGAATGTACGTTCTCCTGTATAATGAGTAGCGTTTTCTTCGCTAGTTTTAACTTTTAAAGCTAAATCTGCTATTTCGTCATCGTAGGTGTAATCAGAGCTAGCAGCACTTTTGTTTACTATTTGTGCATAAATTGATGCCGCTGTTACATAGGCTCCATTAGGTGTAGGGTGTTCAGAAGCTGTATCTTTTTTTGAGGCTGGCAACTCGTTCCATGCCAATCCAGCAGGAATAACATCTATATAAACTTTTGCATGATCTGCTATACGATAGGTAAATTCTTCAAAAAGATTTAGTTTTCCTGTAACAGTTTCATCTTTAGGCCATACCATTAAAAGTAGTGGTTTTGCCCCTCCTTCTGCTACCTTTGAAGCAATCTTGTTTACGCCTAAGGCGTTATAGCCAGGAAGTTGAGAAACTAAAAAAGGGTCTGAAGCAATAACTACATAATCCCATGTAGTGCCTTTTTTTCCAGCAATGTTATCCAGTCTTTCCGATTGTCCTTCAGGCCAGTAATAATATTGCATCAAAGAATGTATGTAATGATTGGTAGTTATTTCAAGAGCATCCTGACCTAGTAGATAGGTAGTTTGTTTCGATTTGTAAATGTCTTCAAAAGAAATGTTTACTTCTAGGTCTAATGCTGTATCTTGTGATAAGATATTGCTTAACTGCGTTGCTATTTCATTAGGAGAAAAACCACTTGCTTTATAGGTAATAGATTTACTTGTTCCTATGACTAAAATATTGAGCTTACCATCTTTGTTAATATCTGGAGAATCTTTAATTACTTCTTCTGGAAGTGTTTCAGTTGACGAGTCACTACTACAGCTTATAATAAAACAACTTACAAGCAGTATTGAAATTAATTGTGCAATACATTTGTTCATCTTTTTGTTTTTTTGGGGGTTATATATTAATTTATTTTACTTCTAGTAAAAACGGAAGTCTAGCTTGAATTCCTTTAAGATTTTTCATTTTTTGAATGTTGTAGTACAACTGATAGCTGTCATTACCTAGTGTTTCCTTTAAAAGTCCTTCTTTTGAAGACTTAGCAAAAGGAGAAACGGGTAAAGCATCTTTAAAATTAGTTTTGTAGTTAGGATAATTACGAATCTTGTAGTTTTCAACTTCAGCTAATTCAGCCGCAACTTTTATAGCATCGTCTAAACTTCCTAATTGGTCAACCAACCCTTTTTCAATTGCCTCTTTACCTGTCCAAACCCTACCCTGTGCAACCTCGTTTACTTGCTCAAAAGTCATATTACGTCCAGCTGAAACACGGTTAACGAAGGTGGTATACGTTTGTTCAACTCCTTCTTTGGTAACGGCATAAAATTTTTGATTCATTGGTTCAAAGACACTGTACGAAGCACTATTGTTTGTTGAAACTTGTTCGGCATTCACACCTATTTTATCGGTAAACTGACTAAAGTTAGGAATAGCCCCAAAAACTCCAATAGACCCAGTAATTGTAGTTGGTTCTGCAATAATTTTATCAGCATTACAAGCAATGTAATAACCGCCAGAGGCTGCTAAATTTCCCATAGAAACTACTAAAGGTTTTTCTTTTTTAGTAAGCTCTAATTCACGCCAAATTAACTCAGAAGCCAAAGCACTACCTCCAGGAGAGTTTACACGAAGTACAATCGCTTTTACATTGTCGTCTTTTCTAGCCTTTTTAATGGCTTTGTTCATAATTCCTTGTCCGATGTAATCTATATTGCCTTCTCCATACGTAATTTCTCCTTGGGCATAGATGACTGCAATTTTGTTTTTTTCGGTTGAAGAAATTCTTCCTTTTCCAGAATTAATATAGTCGCTTATAGAAATAGTATTCACTTTCTCTTCAGATCCCATCGCTAACTTTTCTTGGTATTCATCTTCATAAATAGAAGCG
It includes:
- the sppA gene encoding signal peptide peptidase SppA, producing the protein MNFLRNLLASILGFFIALFLIFACFFIAAAVIGSSEKIVVKPNSVLELDLSTSIRDYAPKEDNPIAEALELTEDKLALNKIINAIENAKTDDNIKGISIKTTSVSAGMAQTQAIRNKLEEFKESGKFIYAYNDVYTQKNYYLSSVADSLFLNPIGAIDFGGLSTEILYFKDFEDKYGIKMEVIRHGKYKSAVEPFLENEMSEANREQTTSFLKSIWSEMTDDISKSRNISVEKLNLIADNSYGRNVTLAKENNLIDASIYEDEYQEKLAMGSEEKVNTISISDYINSGKGRISSTEKNKIAVIYAQGEITYGEGNIDYIGQGIMNKAIKKARKDDNVKAIVLRVNSPGGSALASELIWRELELTKKEKPLVVSMGNLAASGGYYIACNADKIIAEPTTITGSIGVFGAIPNFSQFTDKIGVNAEQVSTNNSASYSVFEPMNQKFYAVTKEGVEQTYTTFVNRVSAGRNMTFEQVNEVAQGRVWTGKEAIEKGLVDQLGSLDDAIKVAAELAEVENYKIRNYPNYKTNFKDALPVSPFAKSSKEGLLKETLGNDSYQLYYNIQKMKNLKGIQARLPFLLEVK